From a single Penaeus vannamei isolate JL-2024 chromosome 25, ASM4276789v1, whole genome shotgun sequence genomic region:
- the LOC138866476 gene encoding uncharacterized protein produces MADLNFDVLKAQAEELGLKGNDIAQYVISQQTLAREERAKEREFQKEQLEAEKERVKLEHELQMARLNNSDSSLNPVLFEGASRPSLPVFKDGEDITSYLIRFERIANLLNFKEETYAIRLGSLLTGKAVDIYTSLPPETTADYQLLKKALLRGYSKTPASYRNDFRIAKIKSGETYEQFAIRLGRLFDYWVDSHNITKDYASLHDFMLDQLMSSISPDLRVFVKEHNVSSLADAVSLSDNWSSAHSAYPRSYQSSEQGKRSVAPKPQTPVQSALRRDFSSVKCHGCGDIGHIRSRCPKNPLAYKQYHPIPTHKVGFCLSDRENSKFMTAGTVNGAWVSTVLRDTGCTSVIVSHKVLPDVDLSRADLVGIEDYLGRVDYFPKTKCYLNCPYFKGWIDVVRAPIKFCSVLIGNVPGVYSPKLSPDSEVTERSNVPLDYSCAIQTRSSKVKRVHPLVLPEIEPLKVTPEDFAKLQAKCHSLTKFWEKVKSEEHDKMRDGTVFKFEQINGLLYRTCVASKHCERVGKSSLVVPSKCRAIILAVGHESPLAGHFSHRKSEMRIRDHFYWPNMGAEIRDFCKSCDKCQRMSSRGRVRPVPLKPMPILTEPFSRVSIDLVGPISPPSSEGHRYILTLIDFATGFPEALPLKEIDSISVAEALMVIFSRVGIPREILSDRGRQFVSQLMGELHKLLGVKPLFTTPYHPSGNGRVERFHATLKASLRKLCSDKPREWHRYLVPTLFAMREIPSDRTGFSAFELLYGRTVRGPLSVLRDLWEDTTMRDDVRSSFQYVIELKDKLEECAKIAAQNAEISSSKFKSYFDLKSQDRKFSPGEEVLVLLPDNQNKLLMSWSGPSTVLECRNKVNYLIDEGGKQKLLHANLLKKYHRRATSSQPNVMDEESKIDAEMNPQIVQNCILEDTELSDSNFPLTSDGEEPILPESDQPEICSDLSAEQKSDIDSVIAEFVDVFSLTPGCTNTLEHDIEVNTTERIKSKVYPIPIHLKPHFEDEVDQLLEQGIIQLSSAPHSSPVVMVKKSDGSYRMAIDYRAVNSVTNFHAEPACTMEEDLYKFSGCNYFSELDLTKAYYQVKLSEKARPLTAFPSHKILMEFCRMPFGLVNACATYIRLMRIVLAGLKNVSFYFDNIFIHTKTWDEHKDAIVSVLKRLREHNLTAKPSKRRFGFKSIEYLGFILDGNYLHPKLDKIEAILNLPPPCTKKTLRSFLGLISFYRMFIPQAASLTSSLSDLLRKNVREPLKWTDELTKVFEQLKAALASKPVLKLPDASHPFVLRTDSSDVGLGAVLLQYVDGHPFPVAYASRKLLDREKRYSTIEKEGLAIMFGIHRFRYYLMGQEFILEVDHKPLIYINKFKGSNNRLLRWSLSLQPYRFRLVHVAGRDNLGADLLSRSGN; encoded by the coding sequence ATGGCAGATCTTAACTTTGATGTTTTAAAAGCTCAGGCTGAGGAACTAGGCCTTAAAGGAAATGATATTGCTCAGTATGTCATCAGTCAACAGACACTTGCacgggaggagagagcaaaagaaagagaatttcagaaagagcaattagaggcagagaaagagagagttaaactgGAACATGAGCTTCAGATGGCTCGGTTAAACAATTCTGATAGTTCATTAAATCCTGTACTTTTTGAGGGCGCTTCACGCCCTAGTTTACCAGTTTTTAAAGATGGAGAAGACATCACTTCATACTTAATTAGATTTGAGCGCATTGCTAACTTGTTAAATTTTAAAGAAGAAACTTATGCTATCAGATTGGGAAGTTTGTTAACAGGAAAGGCTGTTGATATATACACCTCACTGCCTCCAGAAACAACAGCCGATTACCAGTTATTAAAGAAAGCTCTCTTAAGGGGTTATAGTAAAACTCCCGCCAGTTACAGGAATGATTTTAGGATTGCTAAAATAAAAAGTGGTGAAACATATGAACAGTTTGCTATCAGGCTTGGACGATTGTTTGATTATTGGGTCGATTCGCATAATATCACCAAAGATTATGCATCTCTTCATGATTTTATGTTAGATCAACTAATGTCTTCTATCTCCCCAGATCTGCGTGTTTTTGTAAAGGAGCATAACGTCTCCTCCTTAGCTGATGCGGTAAGCCTGTCAGATAATTGGTCATCTGCTCATAGTGCTTACCCCAGGTCATATCAATCATCTGAACAAGGTAAGAGAAGTGTGGCTCCGAAGCCCCAAACTCCAGTCCAATCAGCTCTTAGAAGGGATTTTTCTTCTGTTAAATGTCATGGGTGTGGTGATATTGGACATATTAGATCTCGCTGTCCTAAAAATCCCCTAGCGTACAAGCAATATCACCCAATTCCAACTCACAAAGTCGGATTTTGTCTAAGTGACAGGGAAAATTCAAAGTTCATGACAGCTGGTACAGTGAATGGGGCTTGGGTATCCACAGTTCTCAGAGATACGGGGTGCACAAGTGTTATTGTATCTCACAAGGTGTTACCAGATGTTGATCTCTCTAGGGCTGATCTGGTGGGGATCGAAGATTATTTAGGCCGGGTGGATTACTTCCCCAAAACTAAATGCTACCTGAATTGTCCCTATTTTAAAGGTTGGATTGATGTGGTGCGAGCACCAATTAAATTCTGTAGCGTCCTGATTGGAAATGTACCAGGGGTATATAGTCCCAAATTATCTCCAGATTCTGAAGTAACTGAACGTTCAAATGTCCCTCTTGACTATTCCTGTGCCATTCAGACTAGATCCTCCAAAGTAAAAAGGGTTCACCCTTTAGTGTTGCCGGAGATCGAGCCTCTTAAAGTAACTCCTGAAGACTTTGCAAAATTGCAGGCAAAATGTCATTCTCTCActaaattttgggaaaaagtaaAGTCTGAAGAACATGATAAGATGCGTGATGGTACGGTGTTTAAGTTTGAGCAAATAAATGGTTTGCTGTACCGTACATGTGTTGCTTCAAAGCACTGTGAAAGAGTTGGTAAATCTTCTCTGGTAGTACCCAGTAAATGTAGAGCCATCATTCTCGCAGTAGGTCATGAGAGCCCCTTAGCCGGTCATTTCTCCCATCGGAAATCAGAAATGCGTATTAGGGACCATTTCTATTGGCCAAACATGGGAGCTGAAATCCGAGACTTTTGTAAGTCTTGCGACAAGTGTCAAAGGATGTCAAGTAGAGGTAGGGTAAGACCAGTGCCATTAAAACCCATGCCCATTTTAACGGAGCCTTTCTCTCGTGTCTCCATAGACTTGGTAGGAccgatttctcctccatcttctgaggGTCACCGTTATATTTTAACTTTGATAGATTTTGCGACTGGGTTTCCAGAAGCATTGCCTCTCAAAGAGATAGATTCAATATCTGTAGCTGAAGCCCTTATGGTGATCTTTTCAAGGGTCGGTATTCCTCGGGAAATTTTGTCTGATCGAGGAAGGCAATTTGTTTCTCAACTAATGGGCGAACTGCATAAATTATTGGGTGTAAAGCCACTTTTTACAACTCCCTATCATCCTagtgggaatggaagggtggaaaggtttcATGCAACACTAAAAGCCTCCTTAAGGAAATTGTGTAGTGACAAACCACGAGAATGGCACCGTTATCTTGTCCCCACATTATTCGCTATGCGAGAGATTCCTAGCGATCGAACTGGGTTTTCTGCTTTTGAGCTACTTTATGGACGGACAGTCCGGGGACCTCTTTCAGTCTTAAGGGACTTGTGGGAAGACACAACCATGAGAGATGATGTTAGATCTTCCTTTCAATATGTGATTGAATTGAAAGACAAGCTGGAGGAGTGTGCTAAAATTGCAGCTCAAAATGCTGAGATTAGTTCCTCTAAATTCAAATCTTATTTTGACTTAAAATCTCAGGATAGGAAGTTTAGTCCAGGTGAGGAAGTTCTTGTGCTCCTCCCTGATAATCAAAACAAGTTGCTCATGTCTTGGAGTGGCCCTTCTACTGTTCTGGAATGTCGAAATAAGGTGAATTATCTTATCGATGAAGGTGGAAAACAGAAGTTGCTTCATGCTAACCTTCTTAAGAAGTATCATAGGAGAGCAACAAGTTCTCAACCTAATGTTATGGACGAGGAAAGTAAGATAGATGCTGAAATGAACCCACAAATAGTCCAGAATTGTATTCTTGAAGATACTGAATTGAGCGATAGCAATTTTCCTCTAACTTCTGATGGAGAAGAGCCCATCTTGCCTGAGAGTGATCAACCTGAAATTTGTTCTGACCTTTCAGCAGAACAGAAATCTGATATTGATTCAGTAATTGCAGAGTTTGTAGATGTATTTTCATTAACTCCAGGTTGCACAAACACCCTTGAACATGATATTGAAGTTAACACCACAGAGCGTATAAAGTCTAAGGTTTATCCCATTCCTATACATCTAAAGCCTCACTTCGAAGATGAAGTTGACCAATTGCTTGAACAAGGGATTATACAGCTATCATCAGCTCCCCATTCATCTCCTGTAGTCATGGTAAAAAAGTCTGATGGTAGCTATCGTATGGCCATAGATTATCGAGCTGTTAACTCCGTAACTAATTTTCATGCTGAACCAGCTTGCACTATGGAGGAAGACTTGTACAAGTTTTCAGGATGTAATTACTTCTCTGAATTAGATCTTACGAAGGCTTACTATCAAGTTAAACTTTCTGAGAAGGCCAGACCTTTAACAGCATTTCCTTCACACAAAATTCTTATGGAGTTTTGTCGTATGCCTTTCGGATTGGTAAATGCTTGTGCCACTTATATCCGCCTTATGCGCATTGTTTTGGCTGGTTTAAAGAATGTTTCCTTCTATTTTGACAATATTTTCATCCATACTAAAACATGGGATGAACATAAAGATGCAATTGTTTCAGTGTTAAAGAGATTACGTGAACATAACCTCACTGCAAAGCCATCAAAACGCAGATTTGGCTTTAAGTCTATTGAGTACTTGGGTTTTATTCTTGATGGAAACTACTTGCATCCTAAACTCGATAAAATAGAAGCTATACTTAATCTACCTCCTCCTTGCACAAAGAAGACCTTAAGATCTTTCCTTGGTTTGATTTCATTCTATAGAATGTTTATTCCACAAGCAGCTTCACTGACAAGCTCTTTATCTGATTTGTTGCGTAAAAATGTCAGGGAACCACTGAAATGGACGGACGAATTGACTAAGGTATTTGAACAGTTAAAAGCTGCACTAGCTTCAAAACCCGTATTAAAGTTACCTGATGCTTCCCATCCTTTTGTCTTACGTACAGATTCATCAGATGTTGGGCTTGGAGCTGTTCTTCTACAGTACGTCGATGGTCATCCATTTCCTGTGGCGTACGCTAGTCGGAAActattagatagagagaagaggtacTCGACTATTGAGAAAGAAGGCTTGGCTATAATGTTCGGTATCCACCGATTTAGATATTACCTAATGGGTCAAGAATTTATCCTGGAAGTGGATCACAAGCCAttaatttatatcaataaatTCAAGGGGTCGAATAACAGACTTTTACGGTGGTCGTTAAGCTTGCAACCTTATCGCTTCCGTTTGGTTCACGTTGCAGGGCGTGATAATCTTGGAGCGGATCTCCTTAGTCGTTCCGGAAATTAA